In one window of Gorilla gorilla gorilla isolate KB3781 chromosome 2, NHGRI_mGorGor1-v2.1_pri, whole genome shotgun sequence DNA:
- the TBCCD1 gene encoding TBCC domain-containing protein 1 gives MDQSRVLLWVKAEPFIVGALQVPPPSKLSLHYLRKISTYVQIRATEGAYPRLYWSTWRHIACGKLQLAKDLAWLYFEIFDSLSMKTPEERLEWSEVLSNCMSEEEVEKQRNQLSVDTLQFLLFLYIQQLNKVSLRTSLIGEEWPSPRNRSQSPDLTEKSNCHNKNWNDYSHQAFVYDHLSDLLELLLDPKQLTASFHSTHSSLVSREAVVALSFLIEGTISRARKIYPLHELALWQPLHADSGFSKISKTFSFYKLETWLRSCLTGNPFGTSACLKSGKKLAWAHQVEGTTKRAKIACNTHVAPRMHRLVVMSQVYKQTLAKSSDTLVGAHVKIHRCNESFIYLLSPLRSVTIEKCRNSIFVLGPVGTTLHLHGCDNVKVIAVCHRLSISSTTGCIFHILTPTRPLILSGNQTVTFAPFHTHYPMLEDHMARTGLATVPNYWDNPMVVCRENSNTRVFQLLPPCEFYVFIIPFEMEGDTTEIPGGLPSVYQKALGQREQKIQIWQKTVKEAHLTKDQRKQFQVLVENKFYEWLINTGHRQQLDSLVPPAAGSKQAAG, from the exons ATGGATCAGTCCAGAGTTCTCCTCTGGGTGAAAGCAGAACCCTTTATAGTGGGTGCCTTGCAGGTCCCCCCTCCATCCAAGCTTAGTCTTCACTATCTCAGGAAGATATCCACCTATGTGCAAATCCGGGCCACAGAAGGAGCTTACCCGCGCCTCTACTGGTCTACATGGAGGCACATCGCTTGTGGGAAGCTGCAATTGGCCAAGGACCTGGCGTGGCTTTACTTCGAAATATTTGATAGTCTTTCAATGAAGACACCTGAGGAGCGCCTGGAATGGTCTGAGGTTCTGTCCAACTGCATGTCTGAGGAGGAAGTTGAAAAGCAGAGAAATCAG CTTTCAGTGGACACGCTACAGTTTCTGCTCTTCTTATACATTCAACAGTTGAACAAGGTCTCCCTAAGGACATCTTTGATTGGCGAAGAGTGGCCCAGTCCCAGAAACagatctcagtctcctgacctgaCTGAAAAATCTAATTGTCATAATAAG aacTGGAATGATTACAGTCACCAAGCTTTTGTCTATGATCATCTGTCTGATCTCCTCGAGCTGCTTTTAGATCCAAAACAACTCACTGCATCATTTCATTCAACCCATAGTAGTCTAGTGTCTCGAGAAGCTGTTGTGGCGCTCAGCTTCCTTATTGAAGGTACAATAAGTAGAGCCAGGAAGATCTATCCACTTCATGAACTTGCACTGTGGCAACCACTGCATGCAGATAGTGGCTTCTCAAAGATCTCTAAGACTTTCTCTTTCTACAAACTGGAAACCTGGTTGAGGTCCTGTTTGACTGGGAATCCATTTGGTACATCAGCTTGCCTCAAGTCTGGAAAGAAATTGGCTTGGGCTCATCaag TTGAAGGGACCACCAAAAGAGCTAAGATTGCTTGTAATACTCATGTGGCCCCCAGGATGCACCGACTGGTAGTGATGAGCCAGGTTTACAAGCAGACACTGGCTAAGAGCTCAGATACTCTGGTGGGGGCACATGTAAAGATTCATCGTTGCAACGAATCTTTTATATATCTGCTCTCTCCCTTACG atCTGTGACAATTGAGAAGTGCAGGAATAGCATCTTTGTCTTGGGCCCTGTAGGGACTACACTTCACCTCCACGGTTGTGACAATGTTAAAGTCATTGCTGTTTGCCATCGTTTGTCCATCTCTTCTACAACAGGTTGCATCTTTCACATTCTGACGCCTACACGCCCACTTATTCTCTCTGGGAACCAGACAGTAACTTTTGCCCCTTTTCATACCCATTACCCAATGCTAGAGGACCATATGGCCAGGACTGGCCTTGCTACAGTGCCTAACTATTGGGATAATCCAATGGTTGTGTGCAGAGAGAACAGCAACACAAGAGTCTTCCAGCTTTTACCACCTTGTGAattctatgtatttattattcCCTTTGAAATGGAAGGGGACACAACAGAGATACCCGGGGGTCTTCCATCTGTATATCAGAAAGCACTGGGTCAAAGAGAACAGAAGATACAGATCTGGCAGAAAACTGTGAAGGAGGCTCATTTGACAAA GGATCAAAGGAAGCAGTTCCAGGTACTGGTAGAGAACAAGTTTTATGAATGGTTGATTAATACAGGACATCGCCAACAGCTGGACAGCCTTGTACCCCCTGCAGCAGGCTCCAAACAAGCAGCTGGATAA